From Triplophysa dalaica isolate WHDGS20190420 chromosome 16, ASM1584641v1, whole genome shotgun sequence:
atcatatttttttatttactcaggAATTGTTACAAGAATGTTACATGAATGGAAGGAAATCTgtgtaaaactattttaatggcATTATAGATTTCATGTCCATACAGAAAGCATGTGTTCCAactgttttagaaaaataaatactaaagctTATTTCTAATTCAGATGTGTAATTTTGGatttttatatcaattacataaaATACCTCAGCTTTAATGTACAGTGGACAACGTTATTTTAGAATTTCATTGCTATAACAAGATCTAGATATTTTGACATTTGTCATaaattttacatataaaaatattttcacaacagCTTGAACTGCTCTTCCAACTCTTTAATATAACATTGTTTCAAAGGATTACTTATTTTCTTACAACAAAAACTATGTGCATAACACATCCAATTACTTACTAAATATCATTAAaggaaaattctgacatcatcacATCAATCATCATCCTCGAGTTGTTCAAATCCAAATCTAtggaaatgtctttgttctaatcAACACtgagaagatatttggacgaatgcttgttaccaaacagtacttggtcaccattgactaccaaagtaggaaaaatgataatggtagtcaaaagtgcctcagaactctTTGCtatattcttctaaatatattttgtgttcaacagaacaaaaagatgTACTAAGCAATTTTTCCTGTGGTAATCAATtggggccaagaactgtttggttataagcattcttccaaatatctctctgtgctcatcagaataaagaagaattaatacattattaataaagaattaataaagaattaatacagatttagaacaacttgggggtgagtaaatacagACGTAATTTAAATTCTTTGGTGAACAAGCTAATCTATACATTGTCCTTGTAAACAAGCACTTTCTGTCACTTGATTTACACCAACAGGGTGATGAGCCCCAGAAGACTACACAGacattaatcacagaaaaaaactcAATCCAAACATCCACAAAACCCCAAGAATCTGGTTGCTCAGCATCAGTGTTGCTTAGGTCCACGTTAACTATAGCCAGCACTGATAATCTGATGTTCCTCTTGACTGGCACATAAAGCCGGCAGGACATGTGGCATGGGCTTGGCGCCGGGCTGAGCTTCAGTGGACACCTTCACCAGCCTCCTGCAGAAACGCTCAGCTCGTGGCAGCAGTGGGAAAaacgctgtctctctctcgccgGAGTGGAATGAGACCACCGCACCATAAACAAGCTCCCCTACACTCTGGCTCAGACTCTCCTGTCATAGGGCTGAAGATCTATAAACAGGCTTTATGAGGCCCTGGTGGCTGTGGTTATGCAGCAGGCAAACCAGTTCTCAGGCTGGGGCACTACAGCTAATATATGGCAACCGAACGCCACAACAAAGTGGTCATTCTGAATGCTGATGAATTTACTGAGCCGAAGGTGTGGGTGATCTGGTCAAGTAGTCAAAGACTTGGGCTTCCAGAGACCCCCAGATGCCGGTTTCAGAGATGGTTGGCACAGCACACTGTAAATTTCATACATTATATTACAGCTGTACTCTGTTCATTATGACTAAGACATCATAAAGTCTCTGTGCTGCTTCACAGAGGAGCCTGATGCCAAGCTACCACTAGTTTCCATCTAAAAAGGCAAAAGATTCTAGGTCTTACTCAAGGTGAAATGCTTACCTTTAAGGGTTTATTTATAtagtctttgtttgtttatttttcgtCTTTATCTATTTAGTCTGCCAACTTGCACAATGTCCAGAATGCATTGGTGGCCTGAAGCAAGAAGGAATGAATAATGGAAATAAATCAATAGCCCGGAGACTTGAAAGATAGACACAACCATTATATGAAATGATTCAGCAATAGAATTCAATTTTGAAGCAAATGTAATTAATTgttcattaatatacatttaaaataatcactGTCCGCCACTTTTCTTGGACATACACTTTCCTTGACTTTGGGTGATGCTGCCCTCTAACGGTTCTAGTTGTTAATCGCTAGTATCGCTTACAACAAATTATTGTAGAAATTAAAAGTCGTGCAATTCGAGAATTTGGGGACTTCGGTATTTATTCTACTTCATATTGCGAGCAAACTTAAGAAACGCATTTAATAAATAGCCCATATTACGTGGTAGGCTACTTTTGACCACATCTGATGATATTTACTAAATGTAGTGCTATTTCTGATATAAACTGGTGCAAGTGAAACGAGTTTTGTCTTCTTTAAAAAGACTGAAGCAAAAACTTTCTTGTACACTATATAATAATGCATTAATGCAAGAATTAAACTGCACCTGCTGTAATATTAAATCAGCCAGCAGGGGGCGAATTCAATTCAGGGAAATAGAGCTGAAACGTAAAGAAACGTTTAGGcatataataaaatgtcaaattatgaaaaaaaattgaaatatttcgtaacatattacattaaaaagaattcatggaattattattattagtatgaaattgtgttttttggccAGAATTCTTAAAGGTTGCATTATTGGGGGAATGTCCTAAACTGACAATCATCActtgtccaaaaaaaaacacttactcCACATCCAGAGATAGGTTATTCCGTAATCACAAGTGCCAGGAGGGACCAGCTGCTAAAGTCCTCTTTAATTATGATTAATATAGAGACAAAACCTTAGAGAAATGTGAGCATATGAACATCGTTTCAATGTGAGCAAGTAGTCAAAACTATTCCTAGACCTCCAAAAGAAAACGGGTCGTCTGACTCCCATAGGGAGCAATCATGTTACTCTTTGGCCCTGACTAATCTACTGCCAAATCTCTGAACATGAGTTGACAAAGAAAACTGTTATTCCCTGAGAAATGGAAGACAAATGATGTGACGACAAAAGGCACTAAATTTAGCGTTATCGCGGTTAGCGTTATTAAAAAGGttcttctttccttttttttttaaagataaccTTTTTAAAGAACAgacttttatatatatagtcTGTACATAATTTTTACActaaaaagaacatttgtgCAATAGAAAGGTCTTGTGAATTTGTATGTTCTTTATAAAACCATAGATGACGAAtagaactttatttttaacagtgacCCACAAGTTTAGCACAACACATTCAGCAAACGCTTTGAATGAAAACTTAACAATGCACATCGTTGAGTAGGCCTATGAAATAGTTTATACTGTGGCTACTGCTTTAACTAGAGATTaatattctttattaatatacattatttttttatggatgTTAAATactaatatttgaaaataagttaatttgacacaaaatgtGTCCTGGTGTTGTAAGAAatgtaacaataataaatacacaaaacacatttttttatttttttatatagcataatgtaacatttaaataagCGCTTGAACAACAATATCacaatcatacatttttgacTAGTAAGTGTTTCAGTAATTTGTTGTTTAATTCTTTCTTAGAAGACGACGGATTTAGTTGCAGGGGCCTAAATTATTTTCAATGCGAGATAGGCCTAACGCATCTTTAGCAGAGCGAAAGAAAAGGATGATAGCGACTACAATGAAAGGcgccattaaaaacatttaaagaaatcattttGGTTAATGTCAAAACTGCCACGTCCTCAAAATCGTGCAAAATCTACCACCATTAGGCTCTTTAAACTCTCCCGATCTTCCGACAAGAGCTTCCATCTTGAAGGTGTTAAATTTGGACGTGATTAACAAGGAAGTAGAGCGGCGGATAGACCCATGCAGGTCCTGTTTTCAGTATATATCCTATCATCACTGCAACAGGAATGACTCATTTAGATAACACTCATCTCACCCCTTTGCCCCATCGTTTCCTAAACAGGTCGGCCTACAGGAAGTTTTCAAGAATGCTTATCCAACTCTTTATCTGCTCTAAATGCGCTGTTGAAAGACAAAACTTTAGATGCAGTTTCTCAGCGCTTGACCTTGTGTCTTCTTCTCTCGGCCATGTAGCCTgtcataatatttatttcagaAGTGCATCAAACAAGACGAATTATTCCACACCGCTTCGACCCATCCCTGTTTCTAAAAAACTTAGTAAACTCTCCGAAACATTTGAAAGTTTTAGCTCCATCCGTCATGAGGGATTGTGTCCCTAACTGCAGTTGCGCTCGGGGAGGAGATGGTTGATAAATCATCTTGATATAAAGCAGTTTCCATAAGCTCTGCAGCCCGTTTACTTTATTTCACCAATTATTGCAGCGATGGACAGGGGAGTGTTGATTCGCTCATACAGAAAAGTGCTTACGTTCATTTATCAGAAACGCCTATCCTGAGACTCAGACATACAGATTTTCTTCAAAACTATAAACATGAAGCTCTAGAGCAGACACGCACCATTTACTTTGCAGCATTAACTGTTACAgataaaacaaacgataattcTGTCTGTCTCCTCTGCACAAGCACGACCGATGACTAATATCAGCTCTCCTTTCCATCCAACGGAACGGCACCGTCCTTTCGCTTGttgccaaaaagaaaaaaacacagaattacaCTATAAATTAATGTCGTCGTGTTACAGTGTAATCACATAAGTATAGAGCAATAGTAAGGAAGTCACCAACAGGTTAAGACTGTTATTGATGACTTTTTCACTGaaagatcattttaaacatacattttgtgccatcacaatgtttgtttttagtagtggtagaaaaaaaacaaggtgATGATAAAGCTTTAATATCCATTTTGTCAATTCTCACTTTAACTCTAACAATGCAAACTTGTGAAAATGGGctacagaaatatttaaaacttaacACATTGTTACATTCACCcgtaaaataattttcaagTAACGAGCTATAACAAGTAAAAGGTGCCCTACGTATCACAAATGTACAGAAGCAATTTCCGGTATGTGTCTATATTTTAGATGAATTACCACTTGTCCCTCTTCTGCTGCGGCTGTTCGGCGTGGGTGGGTTTCTGGTTTGTTGTCATCTGTTATCACGTCTTGATAACAAACCCAGTGGCACCAGAATCTTTCAGTGGTAGACAGTTGGGTTTGTCATTGGAGGTTTCAGGTTCCAGCAGTGGCACTGTCTAATGCCCTGGAGAAAACTCTTCCTCGGCCTGTAGTTTCCCTTTGGATTAAGCAATTAAGCGAAAAGCAAACAAACCTTGTGCAATTTTGTGCTCAGTGTCGGAAGGGCATTTTAGAACCTATTATTAATTAAAGTGATTCAGATATAACTGACATACTTGAAAATGCAAGAACATTTGCTACATATTAGCACGAACAATTACgcacaataaacacaatagGCGTAAAAATGTGACTTCGTTTGGATTTGGACTATAGGCCGAATATATTGCATTCGAAGAATTTAAGACACACTCTGATTTTTtctatgattattttattaaacacttcTATAATTAGAGGATGTTTTAACGCACGGACGAATAATTACGCACAACACAAACGTAGGCCTAAAAATGTGACTTTGTTTGGATTTGGACTATAGGCCTCATATAAGAACTTTAAACACAATCTGAATTTTttctataattattttattaaaagtttatataATTGTATGATGTTTTTAACGCATGTACTTGTATGGATTGGCTATCtaacaataaattataatataatgcGTCGCTAAAATGTATCTGGCCAATGAAACGCTGAGAAACGGCTTACTCCGTGTTGACCCCTCCCTTCCGCCTCCCTTCAGCATGCCGTCACTGCGACCTACCTTAGACCTCAAAAGTGTGTTATGAGGGGTCGTCAAGAAAGATGAAAGTGCGTATATACCTCCACAACAGATTATCCCTATTCATTAAGCGGCTAGACATCCTGATAAATGCCAACTGGATTGCTCGTGGGGGACAAGCTGAAGAGGACTCTCGTTGTTCCATGGCAATGTTTTCCAGCCAGATGACTTCCACTCCTTTCTCAGTGCGGGACATACTAAACCTGGAGCAGAATCAGGAGGACATGGTGTCTTTGGACATGTCTCAGCGGCTGGACAGTAGCCTTATTCCTACATCATCCTGCATGCTGTCAACTTTTAAACAAGAGCAGTTCATGGAAATGCCATCCGGTGCCTCTCTTTTTAGCGAAGACCTTCAGGAGGACAAAGCCAACAAAAACGTCTCTCTGAACTTCAACACCGCTGCCTTTTATGGGAAGAATTACTTAGAACTGGACTATGTTAAAGACGGCAAGACGGATGACACATTtgaggaaaaagagaaaaaaggtAAATGTCTTATTTACGAGattttttgaataatttgaaATAGCCTATACCACCCGAGTTATACAGAAggaaattattcaaataaaaccgtatttaaatgtataaaataataagtgTTGTTACAAATTACAGGTCAGTAAGTGTCTtggtattttatgttttgtcgTTTTAATTTGGTCTTGTAACTAAACTCTAAAGGCCTACAAACAACGTAACGCCTTTCATGCGTTCTCAGTTGGTTTACATTTGTCATGTCTCATCCATCAGGTctaataaatgtgatttttttgctCAGACATCAGCTGCTCTCAGGAAGAGGCGAGCGAGGATCTTAAACTGGAGGATTCCGATCGTCCCAAACAGAGGAAACGAAGGAAGCCTCGCGTCCTCTTCTCTCAAGCGCAGGTGTACGAGCTCGAGCGACGCTTCAAGCAGCAGAAATATCTCTCTGCTCCTGAGAGAGATCATCTGGCCAATGTGCTCAAACTCACCTCCACACAGGTGAAAATCTGGTTTCAGAACAGACGCTATAAGTGTAAAAGACAGCGCCAGGATCAGACCCTGGAGATGGTGGGCATCGCCCCTCCAAGACGTATCTCCGTGCCTGTTTTGGTTCGAGACGGG
This genomic window contains:
- the nkx2.5 gene encoding homeobox protein Nkx-2.5; protein product: MKVRIYLHNRLSLFIKRLDILINANWIARGGQAEEDSRCSMAMFSSQMTSTPFSVRDILNLEQNQEDMVSLDMSQRLDSSLIPTSSCMLSTFKQEQFMEMPSGASLFSEDLQEDKANKNVSLNFNTAAFYGKNYLELDYVKDGKTDDTFEEKEKKDISCSQEEASEDLKLEDSDRPKQRKRRKPRVLFSQAQVYELERRFKQQKYLSAPERDHLANVLKLTSTQVKIWFQNRRYKCKRQRQDQTLEMVGIAPPRRISVPVLVRDGKPCLGDTSTYNTSYNVGINHFTYNTYPAFSNFPSPGNTNYSCNYPSSMPTIPSSQSNSNYVNFGVGDLNNVQASFQSSSGVSSLHGIRAW